In a single window of the Thiohalophilus sp. genome:
- a CDS encoding RHS repeat-associated core domain-containing protein, producing the protein MRPDDVSSGAYGLIDTSNFRGLGTPCHSAYYFIHKDFRGSVSNSLNGNPVTVDFNNDAYPVGEISEAPFDDTFTGDFSVSVCPGGEEPTVDEGLAKNLGSCDSSESPSPYVSNPVHAGTGNKFERESDYSSPVASLSFVRYYNSLDDRPGVMGKGWRHSYERSVVLESGGTTAAVIRADGKTYTYTRNSGTWTTDPDVTSTLSRDGDGGWSLTLASGTVENYDAEGKLMSITTTNGRTTDLTYDSTGRLQTVTGPFDRTLSFTYDSDDRLEIFSDPDGRQYQYLYDDNDNLNNVVYPDASSRGYLYENTGYPNHLTGIIDANGQRYATYGYDNEGRAILTEHAEGADRYTLQYNGDGTTTVTDPGGRERTYHFETLHGVSKVTQIDNGPCTRCGGDARDVSYDANGFVQRKTDFNGNVTNYEHNDRGLEIARTEAVGTEVERTITTEWHPAWNKPVRISEPGRVTDYDYDSQGNRVTRIVTDPDTGKQRRTYYVYNTAGQLIQMDGPRIAVEDITTYTYNPDGTRSRITNALGHVTRISRHDGSGRPLEMVDPHGLVTTLSYDARGRLKTRTVGSQTTKFDYDPAGNLIRVTPPDGESLTYGYDNAHRVTSISDSRGNTLHYTRDAAGNITQEEVNDADGTLTRAVSRAYDDLNQLTAVFGNNGQQTTYQYDANGNRIQRADADQNATQYAFDALNRMLGQTNANGQAAQYAYDARDNLTRVTDYNGNTTTYTYDGLGNLLEQHSPDSGITTFNHDAAGNVISKTDAKGQTTNYDYDALNRVIRIRYADGSEARYTYDQGENSIGRLSRIDDASGSTVYRYDQYGRVIEKSQIIDDITLTHGYTYNATGQLVEETYPSGMTVSYAYTDGQVNRIAVNGKTILKNARWSAFGPVTRWTWGNGSVHSDRYDLDGRLYEQTLAGDRRHYQFDRRNNITGIEGSELDQHYGYDALNRLISGEQPGEFDQRFDYDPNSNRTAFDDSTGGLQANYTIASDSNRLQRITGNNAVTYEYDANGSILTKTVNGRTRTYSYNTANRLARVDNQVLYDYNALGQRVSKRFLTPAQGKGNRKGKGKGKGHSAAGFKHGHTRLFAYNEAGQIIGVYNHKGRLKEELIYFNGVPIASVREEDAIYYVHTDHLGTPRIVTSEANDVVWRWDSDPFGQTQPVSEGWGDEEFVFNLRFPGQYYDHETGLHYNYYRYYDPSTGRYMTSDPIGLEGGLNTYGYAMHNPNKYFDLYGLDVWEDMPIPSLPRRRQGLICGSGATASWVPDYYGKADFSDACRKHDDCYGDKGKECGKSRKQCDKELRDNMNKACIAAGEGALCFSVSDAYYQALRGAGLPAYNNARNRDPIFDLM; encoded by the coding sequence ATGAGGCCTGATGATGTATCATCAGGCGCCTATGGTTTAATTGATACCTCTAACTTCCGTGGGCTGGGTACACCCTGCCACAGTGCCTACTATTTTATTCACAAGGATTTCCGTGGAAGTGTTTCCAACAGCCTGAACGGGAATCCGGTAACGGTTGATTTCAACAACGACGCCTATCCGGTCGGGGAGATCAGCGAGGCGCCGTTCGATGATACCTTCACGGGTGATTTCAGTGTATCGGTATGTCCTGGTGGGGAAGAACCGACTGTCGATGAGGGGCTCGCAAAAAACCTGGGTTCCTGCGATTCAAGCGAAAGTCCCAGCCCATATGTCAGCAATCCCGTCCATGCCGGCACCGGCAACAAATTCGAGCGTGAATCCGATTACAGTTCTCCGGTAGCTTCACTGAGTTTTGTGCGCTATTACAACAGCCTGGACGATCGGCCCGGTGTCATGGGCAAAGGCTGGCGTCATAGCTATGAGCGCTCGGTTGTGCTCGAATCGGGCGGCACGACCGCCGCGGTGATTCGTGCCGACGGCAAGACCTATACCTATACACGGAACAGCGGCACCTGGACGACCGATCCGGATGTGACTTCAACCCTGTCCCGGGACGGCGACGGGGGCTGGTCGTTGACCCTGGCCAGTGGCACGGTGGAAAACTATGATGCCGAGGGCAAGCTCATGAGCATCACCACTACGAACGGCCGTACCACCGATCTCACTTATGACAGTACCGGTCGGCTGCAGACGGTGACCGGACCCTTCGACCGTACGCTGAGTTTTACCTATGATTCAGACGACCGGCTCGAGATCTTCAGCGATCCTGACGGAAGACAGTATCAGTATCTGTATGACGATAATGACAACCTGAACAATGTGGTCTATCCCGACGCCAGCAGCCGGGGTTATCTGTATGAAAATACCGGTTATCCCAATCACCTGACAGGGATTATCGATGCCAATGGTCAGCGCTATGCCACCTATGGCTATGACAATGAGGGCCGCGCCATCCTGACCGAGCACGCAGAGGGGGCTGATCGCTACACCCTGCAATACAACGGTGACGGCACAACTACCGTCACCGATCCGGGCGGTCGGGAACGCACCTATCATTTCGAGACCCTGCACGGCGTTAGCAAGGTCACCCAAATTGACAACGGGCCCTGCACCCGTTGCGGGGGTGATGCCAGGGACGTGAGCTACGATGCCAACGGGTTTGTCCAGCGCAAGACCGACTTCAACGGCAACGTCACAAACTACGAGCATAACGATCGCGGCCTGGAGATCGCGCGTACCGAAGCGGTGGGCACCGAGGTCGAACGTACGATTACCACCGAGTGGCATCCCGCGTGGAACAAACCGGTGCGCATCAGCGAGCCGGGGCGGGTCACCGACTATGACTACGACAGCCAGGGCAACCGTGTAACCCGTATCGTCACCGATCCGGACACCGGCAAGCAGCGTCGCACCTACTATGTCTACAATACCGCGGGACAGTTGATCCAGATGGACGGCCCGCGCATCGCTGTCGAGGACATCACCACCTACACCTACAACCCGGATGGCACCCGAAGCCGGATCACCAACGCGCTGGGGCACGTGACCCGGATTAGCCGGCACGATGGCAGCGGCCGGCCACTGGAGATGGTCGATCCCCATGGCCTGGTCACCACCCTGAGCTATGATGCCCGCGGCCGTCTGAAAACTCGCACGGTCGGCAGCCAGACCACCAAGTTCGATTACGACCCGGCGGGCAACCTGATCCGCGTTACCCCGCCGGACGGCGAGAGCCTGACGTATGGCTATGACAACGCCCACCGGGTGACGTCCATCAGCGACAGCCGCGGCAATACCCTTCACTATACCCGTGACGCGGCAGGCAATATCACACAGGAAGAGGTCAATGATGCCGACGGCACGCTGACCCGCGCCGTTTCGCGGGCCTATGACGATCTCAACCAGCTGACCGCGGTATTTGGCAACAACGGCCAGCAGACCACCTACCAGTACGATGCCAACGGCAACCGGATCCAGCGCGCCGATGCCGACCAGAATGCCACGCAGTATGCCTTCGACGCGCTGAACCGGATGCTCGGCCAGACCAATGCCAACGGGCAGGCGGCGCAATACGCGTACGATGCCCGGGACAACCTGACCCGCGTCACCGACTACAACGGCAACACCACGACCTATACCTATGACGGGCTGGGGAACCTGCTGGAACAGCACAGCCCCGACAGTGGAATCACCACGTTCAATCATGACGCGGCCGGCAATGTCATCAGCAAAACCGACGCGAAGGGCCAGACGACAAACTACGACTATGATGCGTTGAACCGGGTGATCCGCATTCGCTATGCCGATGGCAGCGAGGCCCGATACACCTACGATCAGGGCGAGAACAGTATCGGCCGCCTGAGCCGCATCGATGACGCCAGCGGCAGTACTGTCTACCGCTATGATCAGTATGGCCGGGTGATCGAAAAGAGCCAGATCATCGATGACATCACGTTGACCCACGGCTACACCTACAATGCGACCGGCCAGCTGGTCGAGGAGACCTACCCGTCCGGGATGACCGTGAGTTATGCCTATACCGACGGGCAGGTCAACCGTATCGCGGTCAACGGCAAGACGATCCTGAAGAACGCCCGCTGGTCGGCCTTCGGTCCCGTCACCCGGTGGACCTGGGGCAACGGCAGCGTGCACAGCGACCGCTACGATCTGGACGGGCGACTGTATGAACAGACCCTGGCCGGTGACAGACGCCACTACCAGTTTGATCGGCGCAACAACATCACCGGCATCGAAGGCAGCGAACTGGATCAGCATTATGGTTACGATGCCCTCAATCGGCTGATTAGCGGAGAGCAACCGGGCGAGTTCGACCAGCGCTTCGACTACGATCCCAACAGCAACCGGACAGCCTTCGACGACAGCACTGGTGGACTTCAGGCGAATTACACCATCGCCAGTGACAGTAACCGGTTGCAACGTATCACCGGCAACAATGCCGTCACCTATGAGTACGACGCCAACGGCAGCATCCTCACCAAGACCGTCAACGGTCGGACCCGCACCTACAGTTACAATACCGCCAACCGCCTGGCGAGGGTGGACAATCAGGTTCTCTACGACTACAACGCTCTGGGCCAGCGGGTCAGCAAACGGTTCCTGACGCCCGCTCAGGGGAAGGGCAACCGCAAAGGCAAAGGCAAAGGCAAAGGCCACAGCGCAGCAGGATTCAAACACGGCCACACCCGCCTGTTCGCCTACAACGAGGCAGGGCAGATCATCGGCGTCTATAATCACAAAGGCAGGCTGAAAGAGGAACTGATCTATTTTAACGGCGTGCCGATTGCCAGCGTGCGGGAGGAGGACGCGATCTACTACGTTCACACCGACCACCTGGGCACGCCGAGAATTGTGACCAGTGAAGCCAATGATGTTGTCTGGCGCTGGGATAGTGACCCGTTCGGGCAAACTCAGCCGGTCAGTGAGGGGTGGGGCGACGAGGAATTTGTGTTTAATTTGCGTTTCCCGGGGCAGTACTATGACCACGAGACCGGGCTGCACTATAATTACTACCGGTACTACGATCCGAGTACCGGGCGGTATATGACCAGTGATCCGATTGGGTTGGAAGGCGGGTTGAATACGTATGGGTATGCCATGCACAATCCAAATAAGTACTTTGATTTATATGGGCTGGATGTTTGGGAAGATATGCCAATACCATCATTGCCCCGAAGAAGACAGGGGCTAATATGTGGCTCAGGCGCAACTGCAAGTTGGGTGCCAGATTATTATGGGAAAGCTGATTTTTCCGATGCTTGTAGAAAACACGATGATTGCTATGGCGATAAAGGAAAAGAATGCGGAAAATCTAGAAAACAATGCGACAAAGAATTACGTGATAATATGAATAAGGCATGCATTGCGGCTGGTGAAGGGGCACTATGTTTTTCTGTATCCGATGCATATTATCAAGCGCTAAGAGGAGCTGGGCTACCAGCATACAACAATGCAAGAAATAGAGATCCCATTTTTGACCTCATGTAG
- a CDS encoding Rrf2 family transcriptional regulator, whose product MKLSSRADYAAKAMLELTMSPDRPVTLAYLAHTQNISISYLEQIFALLRKHGLVRSVRGPGGGYVLNKNIDEISVGDIVKAIDLPEKEKAKDNVPTGHGAPESAHLWKELSNMVYDYLSSVSLRDIHETSKKHSGDKSSQAA is encoded by the coding sequence ATGAAACTTTCATCCCGAGCAGACTATGCCGCCAAGGCAATGCTGGAACTGACGATGAGCCCGGACCGGCCGGTGACGCTGGCGTATCTGGCGCACACGCAGAATATCTCCATCTCTTACCTGGAACAGATTTTTGCCCTGTTGCGCAAGCACGGGCTGGTCCGCAGCGTGCGCGGTCCCGGCGGCGGCTATGTCCTGAACAAAAACATCGACGAAATCTCCGTCGGCGACATCGTCAAGGCGATCGACCTGCCGGAAAAAGAAAAAGCCAAAGACAATGTCCCCACCGGCCACGGCGCCCCGGAAAGCGCCCACCTTTGGAAAGAGCTGTCCAACATGGTGTATGACTATCTGAGCAGCGTCAGCCTGCGGGACATCCACGAAACGAGCAAAAAACACTCCGGCGACAAATCCAGTCAGGCCGCCTGA
- a CDS encoding Lon protease family protein codes for MKALDADALYTACDPSRFGFDDTSQLADLEGLLGQDRAEEALHFGLGIRQHGYNLFVLGPSGMGKHTMVSQFLRQCAGEEPIASDWIYVANFAHPDKPRAIELAAGRGSTFAHDMRQLVEDLRSAIPNAFETEQYHARLQELHGNFQDRSRQVFIELAEEAEKHGVTVLRARDEFSFVPLKDGRPMKTDEYDALPEEEQQRLSAVISSLEDKLRGILHQRSQWQRELREAIKALNREVGMFAVGHLIEDLREKYHDVEAISEYLSEVQEDVIDNLNAFRDEEEEVLQWETGKAGQSFRRYQVNVLVDNSQASGAPVVYEDLPIFQNLIGRIEYVSQMGTLVTDYMLVRAGALHEANGGYLVLDAHRLLTQPFAWEALKRMLYAGEIYIESPAEMYSLISTVTLEPEPIPLKLKVVLVGERYLYYLLQAYDPDFAELFKVQADFENSIDSNDDNQNLYARLLATLIRKDQLLHFERDAVARIVEHSRRAVEDTRKLSVHMRGINDLLQEADYWARQGGRERVSRADVQQAIDKQIYRADRMQRHVVEEIRRGTLLIDTEGGVTAQVNALVVNELGRFAFGHPARVTATVRVGEGEVVDIEREVDLGGSIHSKGVMILSAYLAARFAGSKPLSLAATLVFEQNYGGIEGDSATVAELCALLSALADLPIRQSLAVTGSANQRGQLQPVGGINEKIEGFFDVCRARGLNGEQGVVIPATNVEHLMLREDVVEAARQGQFHIYAVATVDEAIEVLTGISAGAIDAQGEYPKDTVNDKVKRRLEDFAETRHEFARPGDGDEDDEDDRENQDHKPG; via the coding sequence ATGAAAGCACTCGACGCGGACGCCCTCTATACCGCTTGCGATCCGAGCCGATTCGGATTTGATGACACGTCGCAACTGGCCGATCTGGAAGGCCTGCTGGGGCAGGATCGGGCCGAGGAGGCCCTGCACTTCGGTCTGGGAATCCGCCAGCACGGCTACAACCTGTTTGTGCTGGGGCCCAGCGGCATGGGCAAACACACCATGGTCAGCCAGTTTCTGCGCCAGTGTGCCGGTGAGGAGCCGATCGCCAGCGACTGGATCTATGTGGCCAACTTTGCCCACCCGGACAAGCCGCGGGCCATCGAGCTGGCCGCCGGACGGGGCAGCACTTTTGCCCATGATATGCGCCAGCTGGTGGAGGATCTGCGCTCGGCGATTCCCAATGCCTTCGAAACCGAGCAGTACCATGCCCGCCTGCAGGAGTTGCACGGCAACTTTCAGGACCGTTCGCGACAGGTGTTTATTGAACTGGCCGAGGAGGCGGAAAAACACGGCGTGACCGTGTTGCGCGCCCGTGACGAGTTCAGCTTTGTGCCGCTCAAGGATGGCCGGCCGATGAAAACGGATGAATACGATGCGTTGCCCGAAGAGGAGCAGCAGCGACTGTCGGCGGTGATCAGCAGTCTGGAAGACAAGTTGCGCGGCATCCTCCATCAGCGCAGTCAGTGGCAGCGGGAACTGCGCGAGGCGATCAAGGCGCTGAACCGCGAGGTCGGCATGTTCGCGGTGGGGCACCTGATCGAGGACCTGCGCGAAAAATACCATGACGTCGAGGCGATCAGCGAGTACCTCTCCGAAGTACAGGAGGATGTGATCGACAATCTCAATGCCTTTCGTGATGAAGAAGAGGAGGTGTTGCAGTGGGAGACCGGCAAGGCCGGGCAGTCATTCAGGCGTTATCAGGTCAATGTGCTGGTGGACAACAGTCAGGCCAGCGGGGCGCCAGTGGTGTATGAGGATCTGCCCATCTTCCAGAACCTGATCGGACGCATCGAGTATGTCTCGCAAATGGGGACCCTGGTCACCGATTACATGCTGGTCAGGGCGGGCGCCCTGCATGAGGCCAACGGCGGTTATCTGGTGCTGGATGCCCATCGGCTGCTGACCCAGCCGTTTGCCTGGGAAGCGCTCAAGCGCATGCTCTATGCCGGTGAGATTTATATCGAGTCGCCGGCGGAGATGTACAGCCTGATCAGTACCGTGACCCTGGAGCCGGAACCGATTCCGCTCAAGCTCAAGGTGGTACTGGTCGGGGAGCGTTATCTCTATTATCTGTTACAGGCCTACGATCCCGACTTTGCCGAGTTGTTCAAGGTGCAGGCCGATTTTGAAAACAGCATCGACAGTAATGACGACAACCAGAATCTGTATGCCCGGCTGCTGGCCACGCTGATCCGCAAGGACCAGCTGCTGCATTTCGAGCGCGACGCCGTGGCCCGGATCGTCGAGCACAGTCGCCGGGCGGTGGAAGATACCCGGAAACTCTCGGTGCATATGCGCGGTATCAACGATCTGTTGCAGGAAGCCGATTACTGGGCCCGCCAGGGCGGGCGCGAACGGGTCAGCCGGGCGGATGTGCAACAGGCCATCGACAAACAGATCTATCGCGCCGATCGCATGCAGCGGCATGTCGTCGAAGAGATTCGCCGCGGTACCTTGTTGATCGATACCGAGGGCGGGGTGACCGCCCAGGTCAATGCGCTGGTGGTCAACGAGCTGGGCCGCTTTGCCTTCGGGCATCCCGCCCGGGTAACGGCCACGGTGCGGGTCGGCGAGGGCGAGGTGGTGGATATCGAACGCGAGGTGGATCTGGGCGGTTCGATCCATTCCAAGGGCGTGATGATCCTCAGCGCCTATCTGGCCGCGCGCTTTGCCGGCAGCAAACCGCTGTCGCTGGCCGCCACCCTGGTGTTCGAACAGAACTATGGCGGCATCGAGGGCGACAGCGCCACCGTTGCCGAACTGTGTGCCTTGTTATCGGCGTTGGCCGATCTCCCCATCCGCCAGTCCCTGGCGGTGACCGGCTCGGCCAACCAGCGCGGCCAGTTGCAGCCGGTCGGCGGGATTAACGAAAAAATTGAGGGCTTCTTCGACGTCTGTCGTGCCAGGGGGCTGAACGGCGAGCAGGGCGTGGTGATCCCGGCGACCAACGTGGAACATCTGATGCTACGCGAGGACGTGGTGGAAGCGGCCCGGCAGGGGCAGTTTCATATTTATGCGGTGGCCACCGTGGATGAGGCCATCGAGGTGCTGACCGGCATCAGCGCCGGCGCTATCGACGCGCAGGGCGAGTATCCCAAAGATACGGTGAATGACAAGGTCAAACGGCGACTGGAAGACTTTGCCGAAACCCGTCATGAATTCGCCAGGCCGGGCGACGGTGATGAAGACGACGAGGATGATCGGGAGAACCAGGATCACAAACCCGGGTGA
- a CDS encoding BolA family protein, whose product MSMQAVIEEKLAQQIHPSHLQVINESGNHNVPPGSESHFKVVIVADSFDGKPLIARHRMINEVLAEELQNNIHALALHTYAPDEWQETGQAPDSPPCHGGGK is encoded by the coding sequence ATGAGCATGCAAGCGGTCATCGAGGAAAAACTCGCCCAACAGATTCATCCCTCGCATCTGCAGGTGATCAACGAAAGCGGCAACCACAATGTCCCGCCGGGTTCCGAATCCCATTTCAAGGTGGTGATCGTCGCCGACAGTTTTGACGGTAAACCCCTGATCGCCCGCCATCGGATGATCAACGAGGTCCTGGCCGAGGAGTTGCAGAACAATATCCACGCCCTGGCGCTGCATACCTACGCGCCGGACGAATGGCAGGAGACCGGCCAGGCGCCCGACTCCCCACCGTGTCATGGTGGGGGTAAATAA
- a CDS encoding YcgL domain-containing protein: MNTINCYVYRSRRKPGLYIYLPEQDDWSAVPDNILGLLGETERFLELALTPERQLARCTGADVIATIEQLGFYLQMPPGEPDTRF, from the coding sequence TTGAATACGATCAACTGTTACGTCTATCGCAGCCGTCGCAAACCCGGTTTATACATCTACCTGCCAGAACAGGATGACTGGTCCGCCGTGCCGGATAATATTCTGGGTCTGCTGGGGGAAACCGAACGGTTTCTGGAACTGGCACTCACGCCGGAACGCCAACTGGCCCGCTGTACCGGCGCCGACGTGATCGCCACGATAGAACAACTGGGTTTTTACCTGCAAATGCCACCAGGAGAACCAGATACTAGATTCTAG